GACGGACGCCCACGCCGTGTCCCGGGGCAGCCCGATCTCCGCGCGCAGCCCGTCCTCGTCCGGCAGCGGCCACCACCGCGCCAGCCATTCCGCCTCCGCGCCGGACACCGGCGGGCCCAGTCGCTCGGCGCCGTCGTCCCGCACGAGCACCAGCCGCACCGCCCCCGCCGGGTCGACCTGGGCGACCTCGACGGGCACGTTGTCCAGCCACTCGTTGGCGAACAGCAGCCCGGTGACCTGCGGTGGGGGCTCGGGCAGCCACGCGATTGCGGGGGCGAGCCCCACCGGGCGGGCGGCGACCTCGACGGCGTACGCACGCGTGCGTGCCGCCACGTCGGCGGGGAGCGCGGCGAGGACGCCGGCGGCCAACTCGCCCCGCCCGGCGGCCATGTCGACGAAGTCGAGCGACGCGGGCCGGCCCAGCGCCTCGTCGACCCGGCACAGCAGGCCGGCCACGGCCCCGGCGAAGAGCGGCGAGGCGTGCACCGACGTACGGAAGTGTCCGGCCGGGCCCTCGGGGCGCCGGTAGAAGCCGCCGCTTCCGTCGGTTCCGTACAGGGCCGTCTGTGTCGCCGCGCGCCAACCGCGCCACTCTCCGGAGCCCGTCGCCTCGTCCGTCATCCGGTCAGACTAGGCGTACAGGTGATCACGGCCTCCACCTTGCGGAGTACACGCGTCGGGACCGGATCGGCCCTCCGGTTGACCCCCGCACGCCTTGCGCTTCCCTACGCTGGGTTACGTGCAGCGCCTCTACGACTTCCTCCGCAGACACCCGACCGGGGTCGACGGCTTCTGGGCCCTCGTCCTGTTCGGGATCTCCGTCGCGGCCGGAACCAGCGGTCAGGAGCAGCGTGGCACCGACTCCATGGCGCTGCTGGTGCCCGTCGTGTTCCTGTTGTGCCTGGTCATCGCGTTGCGCCGGCGTATGCCGGAGAAGATGCTGCTGCTGGCCGCCGCGCTCGGGCTGGCGCAGCTGGTGCTGGACGTCGGGGTCACGGCCGCCGACTTCGCCCTGCTGGTGATCGTCTACACCGTCGCCGCGACCGGCGCCCGATGGGCCTCCCGGCTCGCGCTGGCCATGGGTCTGAGCGCGGCGACCCTGTCGGAGCTGCGCTGGCCGCAGGGGGACACGAGCGCGCTGGGCGAGGTCGCGATCGTCGTCTTCCAGACGGTGCCGTTCGCCCTCGCCTGGGTGCTCGGCGACTCCATCCGCACCCGGCGCGCCTACTTCGCGCAGCTGGAGGAGCGCGCGGCGCGGCTGGAGAAGGAGCGCGAGGCGCAGGCGAAGGTCGCGGTCGCCGCCGAACGCGCCCGTATCGCGCGTGAACTGCACGACGTCGTCGCGCACAACGTGTCGGTGATGGTGGTCCAGGCCGACGGTGCCGCCTACGTCCTCGACGCCGCCCCCGACCAGGCGAAGAAGGCCCTGGAGACGATCTCCTCCACCGGCCGCCAGGCCCTCGCCGAGATGCGCCGCCTGCTGGGCGTGCTGCGCACCGGCGAGCACCAGGAGGGCGGGGAGTACGTGCCGCAGCCGGACGTCGAGCAGATCGACGACCTGGTGCAGCAGTGCCGCGGCTCCGGACTGCCCGTGGACTTCAAGGTCGAGGGCACCCCGCGGCCGCTGCCCAGCGGCGTCGAGCTCACCGCGTACCGCATCGTGCAGGAAGCGCTGACGAACACGCGCAAGCACGGCGGGCCGAACGCGGGTGCGAGCGTGCGCCTGGTCTACTTCGACGACGGCCTCGGCCTGCTGGTGGAGGACGACGGCAAGGGCGCCCCGCAGGAGCTGTACGAGGAGGGCGGCGCCGACGGCCAGGGGCACGGCCTGATCGGCATGCGCGAACGGGTCGGCATGGTCGGCGGCACGCTGGACGCGGGCCCGCGCCCCGGCGGAGGATTCCGCATCAGCGCGCTGCTCCCGCTCAAACCAGCGCATTGACGCCGACGCACGCCCCCTGTTGACACCTGTCACGCCCCCCGGCCCACCGAACCGGCCCACCGAACCGGCCCACCGAACCGGCCCACTGAAGCCGCCCGACTCACGACCGAAGACTCCCGGAAGAGGACCTCATGACGATCCGCGTGATGCTCGTCGACGACCAGGTGCTGCTGCGCACCGGGTTTCGGATGGTGCTCGACGCCCAGCCGGACATGGACGTCGTGGCGGAGGCGGGGGACGGCGTCGAGGCTCTCCAGGTGGTGCGTTCCACGGCGGTCGACGTCGTGCTGATGGACGTCCGCATGCCGAAGCTGGACGGTGTGGAGGCCACCCGCCGCATCTGCGCGGAGGCCCACCCGCCGAAGGTGCTGATCCTGACCACCTTCGACCTCGACGAGTACGCGTTCTCCGGGCTCAAGGCAGGCGCCTCCGGCTTCATGCTGAAGGACGTGCCGCCCGGCGAGCTCCTCGCCGCCATCCGCTCGGTGCACAGCGGCGACGCGGTGGTCGCCCCGTCCACCACCCGCCGGCTCCTCGACCGGTTCGCGCCGATGCTGCCCACCACCGGCAAGGAGCCCCGCCACAAGGAGCTGGAGCGGCTCACCGACCGGGAGCGCGAGGTCATGGTGCTGGTCGCCCAGGGCCTGTCCAACGGCGAGATCGCGGCCCGGCTGGTGCTGTCCGAGGCGACCGTCAAGACCCACGTGGGCCGCATCCTGACCAAGCTGGGGCTGCGCGACCGGGTCCAGGTGGTGGTCCTGGCGTACGAGACGGGCATCGTCCGTGCGGGCGGCCACGGCTGAGCCCCGGGGGCGCTACGGCGTTCAGCGGACCGCCGGTCACAGCGGAACGTGACCTGCGCGCAACCGGCGGCCACTAGGGTCGGCGCATGCTCCTGTGGATCAACGGCCCCTTCGGGGGCGGCAAGACACAGACCGCACATGAGATTCGGCGTCGGCTGCCCGGCAGCGTGATCTGCGATCCCGAGCACGTGGGCTTCGGGCTGCGCCGCATGCTGCCGCCCGAGCTGCGGGGCGACTTCCAGGACCTGGTGTCGTGGCGGCAGGGCGTCGTCGAGGTCCTGGACCTGGCGCTCGGCAAGCACGACGGCGTGGTGATCGCCCCCATGACCGTCACCGATCCCGTCTACTTCGCGGAGACCGTCGGCAGGCTGCGCGAACTCGGCCACGACGTCCGCCACTTCACGCTCCTCGCCGAACGCGAGACGGTCCTGACGCGGCTGCGGGAACGCGGCCTGGGACGTCTCCTTCGGTTCTTCGTCGGACAGCGCGCGGGACTGCGCCGGGAGAGCTGGGCGGTGCAGCAGCTCGACGACTGCCTTCGCAAACTGCGCGAGCCGGAGTTCGCCGAACATCTGTGGACGGACCACTCGACCGTGCCGAAGACGGCGGACCGCATAGCCGTCCTGGCCGGTCTGACCCTCAGACCCAACAACGAGGGCACGCTGCGGACCCGGCTCAGGCAGGCGCGGGTGGGCGTACGGCACATCCGGTTCGACTGACGGGCCGATGGGATGCGGTCATCACGGTGGCCGCCCGCCGGACCGGTTCTAGCGGAGGATCCCTTCCAGGAAGTCGCTGCCCAGTCGGGCCACCATCGTCACGTCGAGCTGGTGGAGCACGTACCGGCCGCGCCGGCGCGTGGTGACCAGGCCCGCCTTCTTCAGGACGCCGAGGTGGCGGGATATCTCGGGGGCCGTCATGCCGTGGACCTGGGCCAGCTCGGTCGTGGTGTAGGTGCTGCGGGCCAGCAGACGGCAGATGCGCATCCGCACGGGGTGGGAGAGCGCGGTCATGCGCAGCGTCAACTGCTCGACCGAGGGCGGCGAGGCCAGCTCCGGGGAGCCCACCGGATAGTGGAGCACCGGCTGCCAGCCGTGCCGGTGCAGCACCATCAGGTGGGGCCAGCCGAGGCTCGTCGGCACCAGCAGCAGGCCTCCGTCGCCGGTGGCGCTGCGGCCCTCGACCAGCTTGTCCACGGTGATCCGCGCGGTGTGCTCGTCCAGCGTCACGGCGGTGGACACCGAGGCGAGCGCCTCCGCCAGGCCCTTGTGGCGCAGGAGGTCGGTCTTGTGGCGGGAGTCCGCGGCGAGCGGGTGGCGCACCCGGGCCCAGACGTCGGCGAAGAACGCCTCGTCGCAGTCCTCCAGGAACTGCCGCAGCCAGGCACGCACGCGTGGCGGGTCGTCCAGCAGCCGCCGGGTGAAGCGCACCTGTCGCGGTCCGCGCGTGGCGGCCAGTTCGAGAGCGCGGCGGTGCAGGGCCGGGTCGGACAGGACGTCGAGGCTCGGCAGGTCGTACCCCGGCGCGCAGGTGAACTCCAGCGCCGAGTCCACGAACTGCTCGTCCGTCAGCTTGTCCAGGAGATCGAGCTCCTCGGCGAGCGTCGCCCCGGGGACCGTGTGACCGCCCGGGATGCCCGCGTACGGCAGGAAGAGGTCCGAGAACGTCGAACGCCACAGGAAGTCCGCCTCGCACATCCGGTCGGCCAGATGCGAGTCGAGCCGTGCGGTGACGCCGGTGACCCAGCCCTGGAGACCGGGGTGGTGCCCCGGCTCGGACAGCGCGTGCAGCGCCATGCCGAGCTCGGCGAGGGGCGAGGGCACGACGGCGACCCTCTCCGGCCGCAGCCCCGCGATGTCGATGCAGACGCTCATGCCCTCATGGTGCACCCCGCCACTGACAGCGCGGCCCCCGATTGACGGCCGACGTCAATCGACGCGACGAGCGGCGCCGGCCGGGCGCAACCTGAGGACACCGGGGCCGCCGCGGGGCAGGCCTTCCGGACTTCCGTTCCCCACGCATTCCCCCGGCTCGTCCACGTCCCGATGCACACCTATAAATCCAGACACATCCCGACAGCGTTCCGACCGCGTTCCGAAGGGGCCTCGGCCATGAGCATCACCCAGCAGCACGCCCTCGACGTCCACCGCGCCCGGCAGCACGGCGAACCCCTCCCGCCCGCGCCCGGGGCCAACGACTGGCAGGTCGTCCGCGAGCTGCGCGACCACGGGC
This window of the Streptomyces sp. NBC_01275 genome carries:
- a CDS encoding SAM-dependent methyltransferase — encoded protein: MTDEATGSGEWRGWRAATQTALYGTDGSGGFYRRPEGPAGHFRTSVHASPLFAGAVAGLLCRVDEALGRPASLDFVDMAAGRGELAAGVLAALPADVAARTRAYAVEVAARPVGLAPAIAWLPEPPPQVTGLLFANEWLDNVPVEVAQVDPAGAVRLVLVRDDGAERLGPPVSGAEAEWLARWWPLPDEDGLRAEIGLPRDTAWASVVSRVTRGLAVAVDYAHTADARPLFGTLTGFREGRETPPVPDGSCDITAHVALDACAEAGAGAGAGTGIGVADHTEAYALPRALLLPQRAALHALGVTGARPPLTLASTDPTAYVRALASAGEAAELTAPGGLGDFGWLLQPVGIPNPLAADPTDPTRA
- a CDS encoding DUF5937 family protein, with protein sequence MSVCIDIAGLRPERVAVVPSPLAELGMALHALSEPGHHPGLQGWVTGVTARLDSHLADRMCEADFLWRSTFSDLFLPYAGIPGGHTVPGATLAEELDLLDKLTDEQFVDSALEFTCAPGYDLPSLDVLSDPALHRRALELAATRGPRQVRFTRRLLDDPPRVRAWLRQFLEDCDEAFFADVWARVRHPLAADSRHKTDLLRHKGLAEALASVSTAVTLDEHTARITVDKLVEGRSATGDGGLLLVPTSLGWPHLMVLHRHGWQPVLHYPVGSPELASPPSVEQLTLRMTALSHPVRMRICRLLARSTYTTTELAQVHGMTAPEISRHLGVLKKAGLVTTRRRGRYVLHQLDVTMVARLGSDFLEGILR
- a CDS encoding response regulator transcription factor yields the protein MTIRVMLVDDQVLLRTGFRMVLDAQPDMDVVAEAGDGVEALQVVRSTAVDVVLMDVRMPKLDGVEATRRICAEAHPPKVLILTTFDLDEYAFSGLKAGASGFMLKDVPPGELLAAIRSVHSGDAVVAPSTTRRLLDRFAPMLPTTGKEPRHKELERLTDREREVMVLVAQGLSNGEIAARLVLSEATVKTHVGRILTKLGLRDRVQVVVLAYETGIVRAGGHG
- a CDS encoding sensor histidine kinase; protein product: MQRLYDFLRRHPTGVDGFWALVLFGISVAAGTSGQEQRGTDSMALLVPVVFLLCLVIALRRRMPEKMLLLAAALGLAQLVLDVGVTAADFALLVIVYTVAATGARWASRLALAMGLSAATLSELRWPQGDTSALGEVAIVVFQTVPFALAWVLGDSIRTRRAYFAQLEERAARLEKEREAQAKVAVAAERARIARELHDVVAHNVSVMVVQADGAAYVLDAAPDQAKKALETISSTGRQALAEMRRLLGVLRTGEHQEGGEYVPQPDVEQIDDLVQQCRGSGLPVDFKVEGTPRPLPSGVELTAYRIVQEALTNTRKHGGPNAGASVRLVYFDDGLGLLVEDDGKGAPQELYEEGGADGQGHGLIGMRERVGMVGGTLDAGPRPGGGFRISALLPLKPAH
- a CDS encoding AAA family ATPase: MLLWINGPFGGGKTQTAHEIRRRLPGSVICDPEHVGFGLRRMLPPELRGDFQDLVSWRQGVVEVLDLALGKHDGVVIAPMTVTDPVYFAETVGRLRELGHDVRHFTLLAERETVLTRLRERGLGRLLRFFVGQRAGLRRESWAVQQLDDCLRKLREPEFAEHLWTDHSTVPKTADRIAVLAGLTLRPNNEGTLRTRLRQARVGVRHIRFD